Proteins found in one Rhodobacteraceae bacterium D3-12 genomic segment:
- a CDS encoding alcohol dehydrogenase catalytic domain-containing protein: MTAIKAAVCHEFGAPLSIEMVELRAPEMGEVEITLDAVAICHSDISFAEGAWGGSLPAVYGHEAAGRVSAVGTGVRDFAVGDDVLVTLIRACGTCTSCSGGKPTNCETPYDGDKGPLTMPDGSKLHQAMACGGFAERVVVDQSQVVKLPSEMEKDVASLLSCGVITGVGAVVNAAGLRAGQDVVVIGAGGVGLNTIQGARIAGARRIVAVDMTEEKLADAMEFGATDGVLATEKSPWRHAIKAMGRGADAVFVTVGAIKAYDEAPRYLGRGGKVLMVGMPHSDAMSTYSPVMMAAVGQGMIGTKMGDVVIRRDIPWMIDLYQQGRLKLDELISNRWTLEQINEAITDTKSGAARRNVILF; this comes from the coding sequence ATGACCGCCATCAAAGCCGCCGTCTGCCACGAATTTGGCGCACCACTCAGCATCGAAATGGTCGAGCTGCGCGCGCCCGAAATGGGCGAGGTCGAGATCACACTCGACGCCGTGGCCATCTGCCACTCCGACATCTCCTTTGCCGAAGGGGCATGGGGCGGCTCGCTCCCTGCGGTCTATGGCCACGAAGCGGCGGGCCGGGTCTCGGCGGTGGGCACAGGGGTGCGCGACTTTGCAGTCGGCGACGACGTGCTGGTCACGCTGATCCGCGCTTGCGGCACTTGCACCTCCTGCTCGGGCGGCAAACCGACGAATTGCGAAACGCCCTATGATGGCGACAAGGGGCCGCTGACCATGCCCGACGGCTCGAAACTGCATCAGGCCATGGCCTGTGGCGGCTTTGCCGAGCGGGTGGTGGTGGATCAAAGCCAAGTGGTCAAACTGCCTTCGGAGATGGAAAAAGACGTGGCTTCTCTGCTGTCGTGCGGGGTCATCACCGGGGTGGGTGCGGTGGTTAATGCCGCCGGGCTGCGCGCCGGCCAAGACGTCGTGGTGATTGGCGCGGGCGGCGTTGGGCTCAACACGATCCAAGGCGCCCGCATCGCCGGCGCGCGCCGCATCGTCGCCGTCGACATGACCGAAGAGAAGCTGGCAGACGCGATGGAATTCGGCGCGACCGACGGTGTGCTCGCCACCGAGAAAAGCCCGTGGCGTCATGCGATCAAAGCAATGGGGCGCGGCGCGGATGCTGTGTTCGTCACCGTTGGCGCGATCAAAGCCTATGACGAAGCGCCCCGTTATCTCGGTCGCGGTGGCAAAGTGCTGATGGTGGGGATGCCGCATTCGGATGCAATGTCCACCTATTCGCCCGTGATGATGGCCGCCGTCGGCCAAGGTATGATCGGCACCAAAATGGGCGACGTGGTGATCCGGCGCGATATCCCTTGGATGATTGACCTCTACCAACAAGGGCGACTCAAACTTGACGAGTTGATCTCAAATCGCTGGACCTTGGAGCAAATCAACGAGGCGATCACCGATACGAAATCCGGCGCCGCGCGGCGCAACGTGATCCTGTTCTAA
- a CDS encoding TCR/Tet family MFS transporter, translating to MSQRLPILFIVLTVMIDAMGIGLIMPVMPALIAEIDGGSVAQAAVWGGVLSTAFAVMQFLFGPILGALSDRYGRRPVLLVSLLAMAADYVVMALAHSMWLLLVMRMIGGITAATHSTANAYMADISAPHEKAARFGLVAAGFGIGFVLGPVLGGVLAEYGTRAPFWAAGALALTNALLGFAVLSETVTDKIRRAFEWRRANPFGALLAVTRLAGLRGLITVYFLFQVATAVYPAVWAYFLTEKFGWSEAMIGVSLGVYGGFYALVMAFAVRPAIARMGERGSVIFGLWIEIFSLVVLAFIGNGLLLITFIPVAALGALALPALQASMSRAVRDDAQGELQGVLASVTSLAMILAPLAMTQTFAFFTKADTALYLPGAPFLLAAGLMLACVLVYLRNSAPSEP from the coding sequence ATGTCCCAACGCCTGCCGATCCTCTTTATCGTGCTTACCGTGATGATCGACGCCATGGGGATCGGGCTGATCATGCCGGTCATGCCCGCCCTGATCGCGGAAATCGACGGTGGCTCTGTTGCGCAGGCGGCGGTGTGGGGCGGCGTGCTCTCCACCGCTTTTGCGGTGATGCAGTTCCTGTTCGGCCCGATCCTCGGCGCTTTGTCAGACCGCTACGGACGGCGGCCGGTGTTGCTGGTCTCGCTGCTGGCTATGGCGGCGGATTATGTGGTCATGGCGCTGGCGCACTCGATGTGGCTGCTGCTGGTGATGCGGATGATCGGCGGCATCACGGCGGCGACACATTCCACCGCCAATGCCTATATGGCCGACATCTCTGCCCCGCATGAAAAAGCGGCGCGGTTCGGGCTGGTCGCGGCCGGCTTCGGGATCGGCTTTGTGCTTGGGCCGGTGCTGGGCGGGGTGCTGGCCGAATACGGCACGCGCGCGCCTTTCTGGGCGGCCGGGGCGCTAGCGCTGACCAATGCGCTGCTGGGCTTCGCTGTGCTCAGCGAAACCGTCACCGACAAGATCCGCCGCGCCTTTGAATGGCGCCGTGCCAACCCGTTTGGCGCGCTTCTTGCCGTGACCCGTCTGGCGGGGCTGCGCGGGCTGATCACGGTCTATTTCCTGTTTCAGGTCGCAACAGCGGTCTATCCGGCGGTCTGGGCCTATTTCCTGACCGAAAAATTCGGCTGGAGCGAGGCAATGATCGGTGTCTCGCTTGGGGTCTATGGCGGTTTTTACGCGCTTGTCATGGCCTTTGCCGTGCGCCCGGCCATTGCGCGCATGGGCGAACGCGGCAGCGTGATCTTCGGCCTCTGGATCGAAATCTTCTCGCTCGTCGTCCTCGCCTTTATCGGCAATGGCCTCTTGCTGATCACCTTCATCCCCGTGGCCGCGCTCGGCGCGCTCGCCCTGCCCGCGTTGCAGGCCAGCATGTCACGCGCCGTGCGCGATGATGCCCAAGGTGAATTGCAAGGTGTGCTCGCCTCGGTCACCTCGCTGGCGATGATCCTCGCGCCGCTGGCCATGACCCAAACCTTCGCGTTCTTTACCAAGGCCGACACCGCGCTCTACCTGCCCGGCGCACCGTTCCTGCTGGCCGCAGGGCTGATGCTGGCCTGCGTTCTCGTTTATTTACGCAATTCCGCGCCGTCAGAGCCATAA
- a CDS encoding alpha/beta fold hydrolase — MTDFLLIHGSCHGAWCWRDLVPALDALGHSARAIDLPGHGGDLTPISDITLQSYTDAILAAIDTPVTLVGHSMAGYPISLAAEQAPDKIARLVYLCAYVPHGDLTLADMRKQAPYQPLLPAIIRSEDRASFRIDPTQTEKAFYHDCPDGTTAYANTRLCAQAILPQTTPCPLGAAYRSVPRSYIRCTDDQTIPPEHQVTMTADWPQEDVFSMPTGHSPFFADPAGLAALLDRITG; from the coding sequence ATGACCGATTTTCTGTTGATTCATGGCTCCTGTCACGGCGCTTGGTGCTGGCGCGACCTTGTTCCGGCGCTCGACGCGCTTGGCCACTCGGCCCGCGCGATTGACCTGCCCGGCCATGGCGGAGACCTCACCCCGATCTCTGACATCACGTTGCAGTCCTATACCGATGCGATCCTCGCCGCGATCGACACGCCCGTCACTCTGGTCGGCCACTCTATGGCGGGCTATCCGATCTCACTCGCCGCCGAACAGGCCCCGGACAAGATCGCGCGGCTGGTCTATCTCTGCGCCTATGTGCCCCACGGCGATCTGACGCTGGCCGATATGCGCAAACAGGCCCCCTATCAGCCGCTTTTGCCCGCGATCATCCGCTCCGAAGACCGCGCCAGCTTTCGTATCGACCCGACACAGACCGAAAAAGCCTTCTACCACGATTGCCCCGACGGCACGACCGCCTATGCTAACACGCGCCTCTGTGCACAGGCGATCCTGCCCCAGACAACACCCTGTCCGCTGGGGGCCGCATACCGCTCCGTGCCGCGCAGCTATATCCGCTGCACCGATGATCAAACGATCCCGCCAGAACATCAGGTCACCATGACGGCTGACTGGCCACAGGAAGACGTGTTTTCCATGCCCACGGGCCATTCACCCTTCTTTGCCGACCCCGCCGGGCTGGCCGCACTTCTGGACCGGATCACCGGCTGA
- the pcaD gene encoding 3-oxoadipate enol-lactonase yields MPLLDLADVTLHYRLDGAESGPTIVFSNSLGTDLSLWDAVLPLLPAGLRILRYDMRGHGGSSCPPAPYAMGTLVRDAEALLDHLAITDCAFVGLSIGGMIAQGLAVKRLDLIRALVLSNTAAKIGLASMWDDRIATVRAKGIDAIADATMERWFSRDFRRSGDLQHWRDMFTRQPTEGYCGAMAAISGTDFYTPTSGLRLPTLGIAASEDGATPPDLVRETTNLIPGSRFQLIRRAGHLPCVDQPAAFAAALTDFLRDTGHIGATETPPSGA; encoded by the coding sequence ATGCCCCTGCTCGACCTCGCCGATGTGACGCTGCACTATCGCCTCGACGGGGCCGAGAGCGGACCCACCATCGTCTTCTCCAACTCTCTCGGCACTGACCTTTCGCTCTGGGATGCGGTTCTGCCGCTGCTACCGGCAGGGCTGCGCATCCTGCGCTATGACATGCGCGGGCATGGCGGCTCGTCCTGTCCGCCTGCCCCCTATGCGATGGGCACGCTGGTGCGCGACGCCGAAGCGCTCCTCGATCACCTCGCAATCACCGATTGCGCCTTTGTCGGCCTGTCGATTGGCGGCATGATCGCACAGGGGCTCGCCGTCAAACGGCTCGATCTGATCCGCGCTTTGGTGCTGTCGAACACGGCGGCCAAGATCGGCCTCGCCAGCATGTGGGACGACCGTATCGCCACCGTCCGCGCCAAGGGGATCGACGCCATTGCCGACGCCACGATGGAGCGCTGGTTCTCGCGTGATTTCCGCCGCTCGGGCGATCTGCAACATTGGCGCGACATGTTCACCCGCCAGCCGACCGAAGGCTACTGCGGGGCCATGGCCGCCATTTCCGGCACCGATTTCTACACCCCCACATCGGGCCTGCGCCTGCCAACGCTCGGCATCGCAGCAAGCGAAGATGGCGCCACCCCGCCCGACCTCGTGCGCGAAACCACAAACCTGATCCCCGGCTCCCGCTTCCAGCTGATCCGCCGCGCCGGACACCTGCCTTGCGTCGATCAACCAGCCGCTTTCGCCGCCGCGCTCACCGATTTCCTGCGCGATACCGGCCATATCGGCGCAACCGAAACACCGCCGTCCGGCGCCTAA
- a CDS encoding PACE efflux transporter, which produces MRSRNDRLRHAISFELIGLAIVTPLASWVFAHPLGDIGVVALVSATLATIWTYQFNLGFDHAMLRIRGDVRKTPRIRVLHAALFEIGLMLVLLPFIMWSLDLSWIDALVMDLSFTAFYFFYALGFNWGYDLLFPLPAPHGTID; this is translated from the coding sequence ATGCGCAGCCGCAACGACCGCCTTCGTCACGCTATTTCCTTTGAACTGATCGGCCTCGCGATCGTGACGCCACTGGCCTCTTGGGTGTTTGCCCACCCGCTTGGCGATATCGGCGTCGTCGCTTTGGTCAGCGCCACTCTGGCGACGATCTGGACCTATCAGTTCAACCTAGGCTTTGATCACGCCATGCTGCGCATTCGCGGCGACGTGCGCAAAACCCCGCGCATCCGTGTGCTGCATGCTGCGCTGTTTGAAATCGGTCTGATGCTGGTGCTGCTGCCGTTTATCATGTGGTCACTTGACCTTTCATGGATCGACGCGCTGGTGATGGACCTCTCCTTCACGGCCTTCTATTTCTTCTATGCACTGGGGTTTAACTGGGGCTACGACCTGCTCTTTCCCCTGCCCGCCCCGCATGGCACCATCGACTGA
- a CDS encoding endonuclease/exonuclease/phosphatase family protein: MTRFTIASFNVKNLIGADKEFYEFLHYTPEEYAWKKDWMAEQVITLDADIIGFQEIFEEEALRDVLDEADRRGASLNDATLPDATKKYRKKAIFRKLAYEGYRDAALAFAPNVNDGAPGHRRPGLAIVSRFGFVDPPEVLQDLDTPLAIPLQELGGGDAGHYTVTRLSRPVLKARIPVGGEVVTVFNCHLKSKLGEHIRPKGADFAPEENLVSYDAAGRAMGSLRAALRRMAEAWVLRREILAELDLGRPVMVMGDFNDGEHAVSSEIIAGELPFKNYSWMLRHDANHAQDRYTRQENEHITEQVHRVRLHSTEKLFVRKSLRDMVYTSAFGGVYESIDQIYVSRHFHPDYDKKIGDMEYFSVFNDHLTDGSHDEAPYNKLASDHGQIMVHMVLNNED; the protein is encoded by the coding sequence ATGACCCGTTTCACCATCGCCTCTTTCAACGTCAAAAACCTCATCGGCGCGGACAAGGAATTCTACGAATTCCTCCACTACACCCCTGAGGAATACGCCTGGAAGAAAGACTGGATGGCCGAGCAGGTCATCACCCTCGACGCCGACATCATCGGCTTTCAGGAAATCTTCGAAGAAGAGGCCCTGCGCGATGTGCTCGACGAAGCCGACCGGCGCGGCGCGTCGCTCAATGATGCCACCCTGCCCGACGCGACCAAGAAATACCGCAAGAAAGCGATCTTTCGCAAATTGGCATACGAAGGCTACCGCGACGCCGCACTCGCCTTTGCCCCCAATGTGAACGACGGCGCACCGGGGCACCGCCGCCCCGGCCTCGCCATCGTCTCGCGCTTCGGCTTTGTCGACCCGCCCGAGGTGCTGCAAGACCTCGACACCCCGCTGGCGATCCCCTTGCAGGAACTCGGCGGCGGCGATGCCGGGCATTACACCGTCACCCGCCTCTCGCGCCCCGTCCTCAAGGCGCGCATCCCGGTGGGCGGCGAGGTTGTGACCGTCTTCAACTGCCACCTGAAATCCAAACTCGGCGAACATATCCGCCCCAAAGGCGCCGATTTCGCGCCCGAGGAAAACCTCGTCTCCTATGACGCGGCGGGCCGCGCCATGGGCTCGTTGCGCGCCGCCCTGCGCCGCATGGCCGAAGCTTGGGTGCTGCGCCGCGAAATTCTGGCCGAGCTTGATCTCGGGCGTCCCGTCATGGTCATGGGCGATTTCAACGATGGCGAACATGCGGTCAGCTCGGAAATCATCGCCGGTGAGCTGCCGTTCAAGAACTACTCATGGATGTTGCGCCACGACGCAAATCACGCCCAAGACCGCTACACGCGGCAGGAAAACGAACATATCACCGAACAGGTCCACCGCGTCCGCCTGCATTCAACCGAAAAACTCTTCGTGCGCAAATCCCTGCGCGACATGGTCTATACCTCGGCCTTTGGCGGCGTCTATGAAAGCATCGACCAAATCTATGTCTCGCGCCATTTCCACCCCGATTACGACAAGAAAATCGGTGACATGGAATATTTCAGCGTTTTCAATGACCACCTGACAGACGGATCGCACGACGAGGCGCCCTATAACAAACTCGCCTCGGATCACGGACAGATCATGGTGCATATGGTGCTGAACAACGAGGATTAA
- a CDS encoding alpha/beta hydrolase, producing MPRFTSSDGISLHFTDEGTGAPLLCLSGLTRNGRDFDFLAPHIGDRVRLIRLDYRGRGQSDHADPATYDVPTEARDALELLDHLGLAKAAILGTSRGGMIAMTLAALAHDRLIGVALNDVGPEIDPKGLESIYDYIGRNPSHKTHDALLAVWPDVVRGFANVPPNRYRQEVMRLYTETPEGLKITYDPALRTPVLATRGAPLPDLWPLFDALAGLPLCALRGENSDILMPSTFEEMQRRRPDMIAATIPDRGHIPYLDEAASLAALTQWLDQLT from the coding sequence TTGCCGCGTTTTACCAGTTCTGACGGGATCTCCCTGCATTTTACAGACGAGGGCACCGGTGCACCGTTGCTCTGCCTCTCGGGCCTTACCCGCAACGGGCGCGACTTCGACTTCCTCGCGCCGCATATTGGCGATCGTGTGCGCCTGATCCGGCTCGATTATCGCGGCCGCGGACAGTCCGATCACGCCGACCCCGCCACCTATGACGTCCCGACCGAGGCGCGCGATGCGCTCGAACTGCTCGACCACCTCGGACTTGCAAAAGCGGCCATCCTTGGCACCTCGCGCGGCGGCATGATCGCCATGACGCTCGCGGCGCTGGCCCATGACCGGCTGATCGGCGTCGCTCTCAATGATGTCGGCCCCGAGATTGACCCCAAGGGGCTTGAATCCATCTATGACTATATCGGGCGCAACCCGTCGCATAAAACCCATGACGCGCTGCTCGCGGTCTGGCCCGACGTGGTGCGCGGCTTCGCCAACGTGCCGCCAAACCGCTACCGCCAAGAGGTGATGCGGCTCTACACCGAAACGCCCGAGGGCCTCAAAATCACCTATGACCCCGCCCTGCGCACGCCCGTTCTGGCCACCCGCGGCGCGCCCCTGCCCGATCTTTGGCCGCTGTTTGATGCGCTCGCGGGCCTGCCGCTTTGTGCCCTGCGCGGTGAAAACTCCGACATCCTTATGCCAAGCACGTTTGAGGAAATGCAGCGCCGCCGCCCCGACATGATCGCCGCCACCATCCCCGATCGCGGCCATATCCCCTACCTCGACGAAGCGGCAAGCCTCGCCGCCCTCACGCAATGGCTGGACCAATTGACATGA
- a CDS encoding peptidylprolyl isomerase: MAEIKQGDTVRIHYTGTLADGSVFDSSEGRDPLEFTYGEGQVIPGLEKGMEGMTQGDKRVIVAVADEAYGPVHEEARQPVPRGDLPDEIPLELGTQVQAQAQDGQVMTLTIVEVSESHVVLDANHPLAGKDLTFDIELVSVG, translated from the coding sequence ATGGCCGAGATCAAGCAAGGCGACACCGTTCGTATCCACTATACCGGGACACTGGCTGATGGCAGCGTGTTCGACAGTTCCGAGGGGCGCGACCCGCTCGAGTTTACCTATGGCGAGGGTCAGGTGATTCCGGGTCTGGAAAAGGGCATGGAAGGCATGACGCAGGGCGACAAGCGGGTGATCGTGGCGGTTGCAGATGAGGCTTATGGCCCGGTGCATGAAGAAGCGCGCCAGCCGGTGCCGCGCGGTGATCTGCCGGACGAGATTCCGCTTGAGCTTGGCACGCAGGTGCAGGCGCAGGCGCAAGACGGTCAGGTGATGACATTGACCATCGTTGAGGTGAGCGAGAGCCATGTGGTGCTGGACGCCAATCACCCGCTGGCCGGGAAAGACCTTACCTTTGATATCGAGCTTGTCTCGGTCGGGTGA
- a CDS encoding NADPH:quinone reductase — translation MRAITYDRFGPAADVLSLSEQPTPAPAAGEVLVRLAFSGVNPSDVKARAGTRPGVTKPAFPQIIPHSDGAGVIEAVGDGVDSARIGTRVWLWNGQWQRPFGTAASHITLPSEQAVPLPDIASLETGATLGIPGLTAAQAVFGGGDIAGKTLLVSGGGGSVGHLAIQLAVWGGATVIATASPGQSTSDSLAAGAETVLDYRAPNLAADILAANNDKPIDRAIECELGANFALLADVMAPLSTIAAYGSAVDMAPEMPFGPMLFKALKLDITLIYILPLIERQKRIAQLHAALNDGALISRLHATYPLADCAKAHIAVEAAGRHGAILLDCS, via the coding sequence ATGCGCGCCATAACCTATGACCGCTTCGGCCCCGCCGCCGATGTGCTGAGCCTCTCGGAGCAGCCCACCCCCGCCCCCGCCGCGGGCGAGGTTCTGGTCCGCCTCGCCTTCTCGGGCGTGAATCCCTCGGACGTCAAAGCCCGCGCCGGAACGCGCCCCGGCGTCACCAAACCGGCCTTCCCCCAGATCATCCCCCATTCCGATGGCGCCGGCGTGATCGAAGCCGTCGGCGATGGCGTCGACAGCGCGCGCATTGGCACCCGTGTCTGGCTCTGGAACGGCCAATGGCAACGCCCCTTCGGCACCGCCGCCAGCCATATCACCCTGCCCTCGGAGCAAGCGGTCCCCCTGCCGGACATCGCCAGCCTTGAGACAGGCGCCACCTTGGGCATCCCCGGCCTCACCGCCGCACAGGCGGTGTTCGGCGGCGGTGACATTGCTGGCAAAACCCTGCTCGTTTCCGGTGGCGGCGGCTCGGTCGGCCACCTTGCAATCCAACTGGCCGTCTGGGGCGGCGCAACGGTCATCGCCACCGCCTCCCCCGGCCAGTCCACATCCGACAGCCTCGCCGCCGGTGCCGAAACGGTGCTCGACTACCGCGCCCCCAACCTCGCCGCCGACATCCTCGCCGCAAACAACGACAAGCCCATAGACCGCGCAATCGAATGCGAACTCGGCGCCAACTTCGCTCTCTTGGCCGATGTCATGGCGCCGCTATCAACCATCGCCGCCTATGGCTCCGCCGTCGATATGGCGCCCGAAATGCCGTTTGGCCCGATGCTGTTCAAAGCCCTCAAACTCGATATCACGCTGATCTACATCCTGCCGCTGATCGAACGGCAAAAGCGTATCGCGCAACTCCACGCCGCCCTCAACGATGGCGCGCTCATCTCGCGCCTGCACGCCACCTACCCGCTCGCCGACTGTGCCAAAGCCCACATCGCCGTCGAAGCCGCAGGCCGCCACGGCGCCATCCTGCTCGATTGCAGCTAA
- a CDS encoding transcriptional repressor, with product MTTPETADTRGGAWLADAGLRPTRQRITLAALLVGDGQHRHVTAESLFESVRDAGEKVSLATVYNTLRAFCDAGLLSEITVDGTKSYFDTNTTEHPHFYWEDTGTLTDAATERMQITNLPDAPNGAEIASVDVVIRLRRT from the coding sequence GTGACCACACCCGAAACAGCCGACACACGCGGCGGCGCATGGCTGGCCGACGCAGGCCTGCGCCCGACCCGGCAACGGATCACCTTGGCGGCTCTGCTGGTGGGCGATGGCCAACACCGCCACGTCACCGCCGAAAGCCTGTTTGAATCGGTGCGCGACGCCGGAGAGAAAGTCTCCCTCGCGACGGTCTACAACACCCTGCGCGCCTTCTGCGATGCCGGTCTGCTGAGCGAAATTACGGTCGACGGCACCAAAAGCTATTTTGACACCAACACCACCGAACATCCCCACTTCTATTGGGAAGACACCGGCACGCTGACCGATGCCGCGACCGAGCGGATGCAAATCACCAACCTGCCCGACGCGCCCAACGGCGCCGAAATCGCCAGCGTCGATGTGGTCATCCGCCTGCGCCGCACCTAA
- the fabA gene encoding bifunctional 3-hydroxydecanoyl-ACP dehydratase/trans-2-decenoyl-ACP isomerase: MAQYPSSFTRDDLLKCARGELFGPGNAQLPEPPMLMMDRITDISGDGGAHGKGHILAEFDITPDLWFFDCHFPGNPIMPGCLGLDGLWQLTGFNLGWRGWTGRGYALGVGEVKLKGMVRPDRKMLTYKIDFTKAIQTRRLTMGVADGIVEADGEVIYEVKDMKVALSES, from the coding sequence ATGGCCCAATATCCAAGCAGTTTCACCCGTGATGACCTGTTGAAATGCGCCCGTGGCGAGCTTTTTGGCCCCGGAAATGCGCAATTGCCCGAGCCTCCGATGCTGATGATGGACCGGATCACCGATATTTCGGGCGATGGCGGGGCGCATGGCAAGGGGCATATTCTGGCGGAATTCGATATCACGCCGGACCTGTGGTTCTTTGACTGCCACTTTCCCGGCAACCCGATTATGCCCGGTTGTCTTGGCCTTGACGGGCTGTGGCAATTGACCGGTTTCAACCTTGGCTGGCGCGGCTGGACCGGGCGCGGTTATGCGCTGGGTGTGGGCGAGGTCAAGCTGAAGGGCATGGTGCGTCCGGACCGTAAGATGTTGACTTACAAGATTGATTTCACCAAGGCCATTCAAACCCGCCGCCTGACGATGGGCGTTGCGGACGGGATCGTCGAGGCCGACGGCGAGGTGATCTATGAGGTCAAGGACATGAAGGTCGCTCTGAGCGAGAGCTGA
- the fabB gene encoding beta-ketoacyl-ACP synthase I — protein MRRVVVTGLGIVSSIGVNAEEVTASLKAGKSGISGNEPMVEHGFRSQVAGAIDIDVAQHVDKRALRFMGPGAAYAHIAMGQAIADAGLEESDVVNPRTGLVAGSGGPSTSAMLVAHQTVLEKGAPKRIGPFAVPKCMSSTISANLSTAYKIKGINYSITSACSTSLHCIGNAAEQIMMGKQDVMFAGGGEELDWTLSCLFDAMGAMSSKYNDTPEKASRAFDANRDGFVISGGGGIVVLEDLEHALARGAKIYAEVTGFAATSDGHDMVAPSGEGGERAMRLALQTLPEGREISYINAHGTSTPVGDVGEVESVRRIFGEGRVPPISSTKSMTGHAQGAAGALEAIFCLLALDGDFIIPSINVETLDPAINPGEVATELKENAGLDSVMTNSFGFGGTNGSMILSRYKE, from the coding sequence ATGCGGCGTGTCGTTGTTACGGGTCTGGGGATCGTATCCTCAATCGGAGTCAATGCCGAGGAGGTTACGGCCTCGCTCAAGGCGGGAAAGTCGGGGATCAGCGGGAATGAGCCGATGGTCGAGCACGGCTTTCGCAGTCAGGTGGCCGGGGCCATCGATATTGATGTCGCCCAACATGTGGACAAACGCGCATTGCGGTTTATGGGGCCGGGTGCGGCCTATGCCCATATTGCGATGGGTCAGGCGATTGCCGATGCCGGGCTTGAGGAAAGCGACGTGGTGAACCCGCGCACCGGGCTTGTGGCCGGGTCGGGCGGGCCATCAACCAGCGCCATGCTGGTGGCGCATCAGACCGTGTTGGAAAAAGGCGCGCCCAAGCGGATCGGGCCGTTTGCCGTGCCAAAGTGCATGTCCTCGACGATCAGCGCGAACCTGTCGACGGCCTATAAGATCAAGGGCATCAACTATTCCATCACCAGCGCCTGTTCGACCTCGCTGCATTGCATCGGCAACGCGGCAGAGCAGATCATGATGGGCAAGCAGGATGTGATGTTTGCCGGTGGCGGTGAGGAGCTCGACTGGACCCTGTCGTGCCTGTTTGACGCGATGGGCGCGATGTCGTCGAAATATAACGACACGCCAGAGAAGGCGAGCCGTGCCTTTGACGCCAACCGCGACGGGTTCGTGATTTCGGGCGGCGGCGGGATTGTCGTTCTGGAAGATTTGGAACATGCGCTGGCGCGTGGTGCCAAGATTTACGCCGAGGTGACCGGCTTTGCCGCCACATCGGACGGCCACGACATGGTTGCGCCCTCGGGCGAGGGCGGCGAACGGGCGATGCGCCTTGCGCTTCAGACCCTGCCGGAAGGGCGCGAGATCAGCTATATCAACGCCCACGGCACATCGACGCCCGTTGGTGATGTCGGCGAAGTGGAATCCGTGCGCCGTATCTTTGGCGAAGGCCGCGTGCCGCCGATTTCATCGACCAAGTCGATGACGGGCCACGCACAGGGCGCGGCTGGCGCGCTTGAGGCGATCTTCTGCCTTTTGGCGCTGGACGGAGATTTCATCATACCGTCAATCAATGTTGAAACGCTCGATCCCGCGATCAATCCGGGTGAGGTGGCGACCGAATTAAAAGAGAACGCCGGGCTCGACAGTGTGATGACCAATTCCTTTGGGTTTGGTGGCACCAACGGCTCGATGATCCTGTCACGGTACAAGGAGTGA